The sequence GGTCGATCTCGCCGTCGACGGGGACGACCCGGGAGAGGATCACCTTGCGCAGCCGGCCGGCGTGGATGTCCTCGACGGCGCGGGCGACGATCCGCCGGTACCCGTCGGCGTCGTACTCCAGGTCGGCCAGCGGCTGGGGCTCGGCCCGCTCGGGGGCGGCCGGGCCGCCGACCAGCTCGGCCAGGACGTCCAGGTCGGCCGGGTCGACCGCGCGCAGCAGCGCGCCGGTCGCCGACAGCCGCGCCTCGCGGGCCGGGATGACCAGATGGACGAGCGGGTCGGGGCCGACCGGGCCGGTCAGGCCGAGGGTCCGCGGGCCCAGCTCGAAGCCGGCCCAGCCGCAGGCCCGCCAGTCGGCGACCGGGACGTCGGCCAGCACCCTGGCGAGGACCCGCAGCGGCTCGTCGTCGACCGGCTCGACCCGCCAGCGTTCCCCCACCCGGTAGCGGATCTCGTCCCAGTGCAGGACGATCTCGGCCAGCGCGCCCGACCCGCAGAGCCACTCGCCGTCCCGCTCGTACACGGAGACCGGCCCGGCGGCGCGGCGGGCGAAGGACGCCGCCACCGCGAGCGGATCGCCGCCGAGCGGCACCGTCCGTTCGCGGTAGACCACCGGGGCCGTCATCGCGACGCGCCGGAGTCGGCACCGTCGCGGGTGCCCTCCGTGGCGAGCGCCATCCGGGCGATCAGGCTGGCCGGCCGCAGGTCCGTCCAGTGGGCCTCGACGTACTCCAGGCAGTCCGACCGGCTCGCGGCGCCGTGCGCCGTTGTCCAGCCGGTCGGGACCGGCGCGAA is a genomic window of Pseudofrankia inefficax containing:
- a CDS encoding MbtH family protein; protein product: MSTNPFDDEMGSFYVLVNAEGQHSLWPTFAPVPTGWTTAHGAASRSDCLEYVEAHWTDLRPASLIARMALATEGTRDGADSGASR